The following proteins come from a genomic window of Denitromonas sp.:
- the fabD gene encoding ACP S-malonyltransferase, whose product MKFALVFPGQGSQSVGMMAAYGDSPEIRHTFQEASDALGEDLWAMVADGPAERLSQTVNTQPLMLTAGVAVYRAWRAAGGPVPDIVAGHSLGEYSALVAAGAMAFADAVPLVRFRAAAMQEAVPAGQGAMAALLGLDADAVVAVCAEVAEVAEGDVVEAANLNAPGQIVIAGSSAAVERAMALAKTRGAKRAVLLPVSAPFHCALMKPAADRLAERLASVAIQAPSIPVLNNVDVAVCNDPVAIRDALVRQAYSPVRWIESVAAIAAQGAAAVFECGPGKVLAGMTKRIARDVQGAALADEASLLESIALVKENA is encoded by the coding sequence ATGAAATTCGCACTCGTTTTCCCGGGGCAGGGTTCGCAGTCCGTCGGCATGATGGCCGCCTATGGCGACTCGCCCGAGATCCGTCATACCTTCCAGGAAGCGTCCGACGCCCTCGGTGAAGACCTCTGGGCGATGGTTGCCGACGGTCCGGCCGAGCGGCTGTCGCAGACCGTCAATACCCAGCCGCTGATGCTGACCGCAGGCGTGGCGGTGTACCGCGCGTGGCGCGCCGCGGGCGGCCCGGTGCCGGATATCGTTGCCGGCCACAGCCTGGGCGAATACAGCGCGCTGGTGGCTGCGGGCGCAATGGCGTTTGCCGATGCCGTGCCGCTGGTGCGGTTCCGTGCTGCGGCGATGCAGGAAGCCGTGCCGGCAGGACAAGGGGCCATGGCGGCCTTGCTCGGCCTGGATGCCGATGCCGTGGTGGCCGTGTGCGCCGAGGTCGCCGAGGTCGCCGAGGGCGACGTGGTCGAGGCCGCGAACCTGAATGCGCCGGGGCAGATCGTGATCGCCGGTAGCAGCGCTGCCGTCGAGCGTGCCATGGCGCTGGCCAAGACGCGGGGCGCCAAGCGGGCCGTGCTGTTGCCGGTCAGTGCGCCATTCCACTGTGCGCTGATGAAACCGGCAGCGGATCGCCTCGCCGAGCGCCTGGCGTCGGTCGCCATCCAGGCGCCGAGCATTCCCGTGCTGAACAACGTCGATGTGGCGGTCTGCAACGACCCGGTCGCCATTCGTGACGCGCTGGTGCGCCAGGCCTATTCGCCGGTGCGCTGGATCGAGTCGGTGGCCGCGATTGCGGCGCAGGGGGCTGCCGCGGTGTTTGAATGCGGCCCGGGCAAGGTGCTCGCCGGCATGACCAAGCGCATCGCCCGTGATGTGCAGGGCGCGGCCCTGGCCGATGAAGCCTCGCTGCTCGAATCGATTGCTCTGGTAAAGGAAAACGCATGA
- the fabG gene encoding 3-oxoacyl-ACP reductase FabG: MTKVLEGQVALVTGASRGIGRAIAMELAGMGATVVGTATSEAGAADIAKSLTEGGHKGTGLVLNVTDAAACEATIASIEKQFGAIAVLVNNAGITRDNLAMRMKDEEWDAVVDTNLKAVFRMSRLVMRGMMKARHGRIINVTSVVASSGNPGQANYAAAKAGVAGMARALARELGSRNITVNCVAPGFIDTDMTRALPDAAREALTGQIAAGRLGRPEEVAAAVGFLASPAASYVTGTTLHVNGGMYMA, translated from the coding sequence ATGACGAAGGTACTTGAAGGGCAAGTTGCGTTGGTCACCGGCGCGTCCCGCGGCATCGGCCGCGCGATTGCCATGGAACTGGCCGGCATGGGTGCCACGGTGGTCGGTACGGCCACTTCCGAGGCCGGTGCGGCCGATATCGCCAAGTCCTTGACCGAGGGTGGCCACAAGGGCACCGGCCTGGTGTTGAACGTGACCGACGCGGCCGCCTGCGAAGCGACGATTGCCTCGATCGAAAAGCAGTTCGGCGCCATCGCCGTTCTGGTCAACAACGCCGGCATTACCCGCGACAACCTCGCCATGCGCATGAAGGACGAGGAGTGGGACGCGGTGGTCGACACCAACCTGAAAGCCGTTTTCCGCATGTCGCGGCTGGTGATGCGCGGCATGATGAAAGCGCGCCATGGCCGCATCATCAACGTCACCTCGGTGGTGGCCAGTTCCGGCAACCCCGGCCAGGCCAACTACGCAGCGGCCAAGGCGGGTGTGGCCGGCATGGCGCGCGCGCTGGCGCGCGAGCTGGGCAGCCGGAACATCACGGTCAATTGCGTGGCGCCGGGATTTATTGATACCGACATGACCCGTGCGCTGCCGGATGCGGCACGCGAGGCCCTGACCGGTCAGATTGCCGCCGGCCGCCTTGGCCGGCCTGAAGAAGTTGCAGCAGCGGTGGGCTTTTTGGCATCGCCTGCTGCGTCCTATGTCACTGGTACGACCTTGCATGTCAATGGTGGCATGTACATGGCGTAA
- the acpP gene encoding acyl carrier protein — translation MENIEQRVKKIVAEQLGVNESEIKNESSFVDDLGADSLDTVELVMALEEEFECEIPDEEAEKITTVQQAIDYVTAHLNK, via the coding sequence ATGGAGAACATCGAACAACGCGTCAAGAAAATCGTCGCGGAGCAACTCGGTGTTAACGAGTCCGAAATCAAGAACGAGTCCTCGTTCGTGGACGATCTGGGCGCAGATTCGCTGGACACCGTGGAACTGGTGATGGCACTCGAGGAAGAGTTCGAGTGCGAGATTCCGGACGAAGAGGCTGAGAAGATCACCACCGTGCAGCAAGCGATCGATTACGTGACTGCGCATCTGAACAAGTAA
- the fabF gene encoding beta-ketoacyl-ACP synthase II: protein MTRRRVVVTGLGIVSPVGNTIPEAWDNIVNGRSGITEITRFDASAFPVRIAGEVQNFDVGTYLSPKEARRMDTFIHYGLAAGIQAVRDAGLEEGSADAERIGVNIGSGIGGLPMIEATHNDYLKAGHRKISPFFIPGTIINMIAGHLSIMYGFKGPCLAMVTACTTATHCIGEAARMIQYGDVDVMVAGGAEATITPLAIGGFASAKALSTRNDDPATASRPWDSGRDGFVLGEGAGVVVLEEYERAKARGAKIYAEVVGYGLSADAYHMTAPCEDGDGAARSMANAIRDAKLSTSDFDYINAHGTSTPLGDVAETVAVKRCFGDHAKNLVVSSTKSMTGHLLGAAGGVEAVFTALAVHHQIAPPTINIFDQDPACDLDYAANKARPMEIRVALSNSFGFGGTNGTLALAKV from the coding sequence TTGACCCGTCGCAGAGTTGTTGTGACCGGCCTGGGGATCGTATCCCCGGTCGGAAATACCATCCCGGAGGCTTGGGACAACATCGTAAATGGCCGCTCCGGTATCACGGAGATTACGCGTTTTGACGCGTCGGCCTTCCCGGTGCGTATCGCCGGGGAGGTCCAGAATTTCGATGTGGGCACCTATCTGTCGCCGAAAGAGGCAAGACGGATGGATACCTTCATCCACTATGGCCTGGCCGCTGGTATTCAAGCCGTCCGCGATGCGGGGCTCGAAGAGGGAAGTGCCGATGCCGAGCGCATCGGTGTGAATATCGGCTCGGGCATCGGTGGTCTGCCGATGATCGAGGCGACCCACAACGATTACCTCAAGGCCGGCCATCGCAAGATTTCGCCGTTCTTCATTCCGGGCACGATCATCAACATGATCGCCGGCCATCTGTCGATCATGTATGGCTTCAAGGGGCCCTGCCTGGCAATGGTGACCGCCTGCACGACGGCAACCCACTGCATTGGCGAAGCCGCGCGCATGATCCAGTACGGCGATGTCGACGTGATGGTGGCCGGGGGTGCCGAGGCAACGATCACGCCGCTGGCGATCGGTGGCTTTGCCTCCGCCAAGGCGCTGTCGACCCGTAATGATGATCCGGCGACCGCGAGTCGTCCGTGGGATTCGGGTCGCGATGGCTTCGTGCTCGGCGAGGGCGCCGGCGTGGTGGTGCTTGAAGAATACGAGCGTGCCAAGGCGCGCGGTGCCAAGATCTACGCCGAGGTGGTGGGCTACGGTCTGAGCGCCGACGCCTATCACATGACGGCACCGTGCGAAGACGGTGACGGCGCGGCTCGCTCCATGGCCAACGCCATTCGCGACGCCAAGCTGTCGACGTCGGATTTCGACTACATCAACGCGCACGGCACCTCGACGCCGCTGGGCGATGTGGCCGAGACGGTGGCCGTCAAGCGCTGCTTCGGCGATCACGCCAAGAACCTGGTGGTCAGCTCGACCAAGTCGATGACCGGCCACCTGCTCGGTGCCGCAGGCGGTGTGGAGGCCGTGTTTACCGCGCTCGCCGTGCATCACCAGATCGCGCCGCCGACGATCAACATCTTTGACCAGGATCCGGCCTGCGATCTGGACTATGCCGCCAACAAGGCCCGGCCGATGGAAATCCGGGTGGCGCTGTCGAACTCCTTCGGGTTCGGTGGCACCAACGGCACGCTGGCGCTGGCAAAAGTCTGA
- a CDS encoding protein YgfX, translating into MAEAVFRLPLTLELKPSRRLHHLAMAAAVGTALVFALTPGIGIVLRAAGGLAALLLFWRAGRRRSGGTLTLLPDAQWIAPGQDEACALAASSVDLFGVLWLHGRCPDGRRLALMVMPDALVHPEGWRWLCVWFRNAPGEAALATDTTRR; encoded by the coding sequence ATGGCGGAGGCGGTTTTCCGCCTGCCGCTGACGCTGGAATTGAAGCCGTCCCGACGGTTGCACCATCTTGCGATGGCGGCAGCGGTCGGGACGGCTTTGGTTTTTGCGCTGACCCCGGGGATTGGCATTGTGCTGCGTGCCGCGGGTGGCCTCGCGGCGCTGCTGCTGTTCTGGCGTGCTGGCCGCAGGCGCTCGGGCGGTACGCTGACGCTGCTGCCCGATGCTCAGTGGATTGCCCCCGGACAGGACGAGGCCTGTGCATTGGCCGCGTCGAGTGTCGATCTGTTTGGCGTGCTGTGGCTGCACGGCCGGTGTCCGGATGGCCGCCGGCTGGCGCTGATGGTGATGCCGGACGCGTTGGTGCATCCGGAGGGCTGGCGTTGGCTGTGCGTGTGGTTCCGCAATGCCCCTGGCGAGGCGGCTTTGGCGACCGATACGACCCGGCGCTGA
- the nadB gene encoding L-aspartate oxidase, whose translation MEAFDVVIIGSGLAGQSLALRLADHRRVAIVTKRSLTDSASAWAQGGIAAVLDPTDSVESHIDDTFDAGAGLNSLAATQHVVENSRRAIEWLIDRGVPFTRDDSAPTGYHLTREGGHSHRRIIHAADATGAAVQATLTQQVIAHPNITVLEKHIAIDLIPGSKLGQAERGCLGAYVLDIDNDHVKTLSASATVLATGGAGKVYVYTTNPDTATGDGIAMAWRAGCRVANMEFIQFHPTCLYHPQAKSFLVSEAVRGEGGLLRLPNGERFMPEHDPRAELAPRDIVARAIDFEMKKRGLDCVFLDISHKPADFLKTHFPTIHARCLELGIDITTQPIPVVPAAHYTCGGIVTDLDGRTDLPALYAVGEATCTGLHGANRLASNSLLECVVFSESIANAILAQAPQPALPLPSWDESRVTDADEEIVISHNWEELRRFMWDYVGIVRTNKRLLRAQHRIRLLTREINEFYTNFRVTNDLIELRNLVTTADLIVRSALRRKESRGLHFSRDYPDTLPKPRDTVLRPRRPTAR comes from the coding sequence GTGGAAGCCTTCGACGTCGTCATCATTGGAAGTGGCCTCGCTGGCCAATCGCTCGCCCTGCGCCTTGCCGACCACCGCCGTGTCGCGATCGTCACCAAACGCAGCCTTACCGACAGCGCCAGCGCCTGGGCACAGGGCGGCATCGCTGCCGTGCTCGACCCGACCGACAGTGTCGAATCGCATATCGACGACACCTTCGATGCCGGCGCCGGCCTCAACAGCCTCGCCGCCACACAGCATGTGGTCGAGAACAGTCGTCGCGCCATCGAGTGGCTGATCGACCGCGGCGTCCCGTTTACCCGCGATGACAGCGCCCCGACCGGCTACCACCTCACCCGCGAGGGCGGCCACAGCCACCGGCGCATCATCCACGCCGCCGACGCCACCGGCGCCGCCGTGCAGGCCACGCTCACCCAGCAAGTCATTGCCCACCCGAACATCACGGTGCTGGAAAAGCACATCGCCATCGACCTGATCCCGGGCAGCAAGCTCGGCCAGGCCGAGCGCGGATGCCTCGGCGCCTATGTGCTCGACATCGACAACGATCACGTCAAAACCCTGAGCGCCTCGGCCACCGTGCTGGCCACCGGCGGCGCAGGCAAGGTCTATGTCTATACGACGAACCCCGACACCGCCACTGGCGACGGCATCGCCATGGCCTGGCGAGCGGGCTGCCGGGTGGCGAACATGGAGTTCATCCAGTTCCACCCCACCTGCCTCTACCATCCGCAAGCCAAGTCCTTTCTGGTGTCTGAAGCAGTTCGCGGAGAGGGCGGCCTGTTGCGCCTGCCCAACGGCGAGCGCTTCATGCCGGAGCACGACCCGCGCGCGGAACTGGCGCCGCGCGACATCGTCGCCCGCGCCATCGATTTCGAGATGAAAAAACGCGGCCTGGACTGCGTTTTCCTGGACATCAGCCACAAACCCGCCGATTTCCTCAAGACCCACTTCCCGACCATCCACGCCCGCTGCCTGGAACTGGGCATCGACATCACCACCCAGCCCATTCCGGTCGTGCCGGCCGCTCACTACACCTGCGGTGGCATCGTCACCGATCTCGACGGCCGCACCGATCTGCCGGCGCTCTATGCCGTCGGCGAAGCGACGTGTACCGGCCTGCATGGCGCGAACCGCCTGGCGAGCAACTCATTGCTCGAATGCGTGGTATTCAGCGAAAGCATCGCCAATGCCATTCTGGCCCAAGCGCCGCAACCCGCCCTGCCGCTGCCGTCCTGGGATGAGAGTCGTGTCACCGATGCCGACGAAGAAATCGTCATCTCCCACAACTGGGAAGAGCTGCGCAGGTTCATGTGGGACTACGTCGGCATCGTCCGCACCAACAAGCGCCTGCTGCGCGCGCAGCACCGGATTCGCCTGCTGACGCGGGAAATCAACGAGTTCTACACCAACTTCCGGGTCACCAACGACCTGATCGAGCTGCGCAACCTGGTCACCACCGCCGACCTGATCGTGCGCAGCGCCCTGCGGCGCAAGGAAAGCCGCGGCCTGCATTTCAGCCGCGACTACCCGGACACCCTGCCAAAGCCCAGGGACACCGTCCTGCGCCCGCGCCGGCCAACCGCCCGCTGA